A stretch of Microbacterium sp. 4R-513 DNA encodes these proteins:
- a CDS encoding pyridoxal phosphate-dependent aminotransferase, whose amino-acid sequence MTERAPLSRKLSAIAESATLKVDAKAKALQAAGRPVISYAAGEPDFATPQFIVDAAIEALHDPANYRYTPAVGLPVLREAIAAKTLRDSGLEAAPSQVVVTNGGKQAVYQAFQAVVNPGDEVLLPAPYWTTYPEAIALADGVPVEVFAGADQEYKVTVEQLEAARTDKTTALVFVSPSNPTGSVYTAEETKAIGEWAVEHGIWIISDEIYQNLVYEGVRAVSIVEAVPDAAAQTILVNGVAKTYAMTGWRLGWMVGPADAIKLAANLQSHLSSNVNNVAQRAALAALTGPQTEAEQFRLAFDRRRKLIVSELSKIEGVTVPNPLGAFYAYPDVTGLLGREWRGKRVETSLELADLILDEAEVAVVPGEAFGPSGYLRLSYALGDDALLEGVHRMQDLFA is encoded by the coding sequence GTGACCGAACGCGCTCCCCTGTCCCGCAAGCTGTCCGCGATCGCCGAGTCGGCGACCCTCAAGGTCGATGCGAAGGCCAAGGCTCTTCAGGCGGCAGGCCGTCCCGTCATCAGCTACGCGGCCGGCGAGCCCGACTTCGCGACGCCCCAGTTCATCGTGGATGCCGCGATCGAGGCGCTCCACGACCCGGCGAACTACCGGTACACCCCCGCGGTCGGCCTCCCCGTGCTGCGCGAGGCGATCGCGGCGAAGACACTGCGCGACTCGGGCCTCGAGGCCGCGCCGTCGCAGGTCGTCGTCACCAACGGCGGCAAGCAGGCCGTCTACCAGGCGTTCCAGGCGGTCGTGAACCCGGGCGACGAGGTGCTCCTCCCCGCCCCGTACTGGACGACGTACCCGGAGGCGATCGCCCTCGCCGACGGCGTGCCCGTCGAGGTGTTCGCCGGGGCGGACCAGGAGTACAAGGTGACGGTCGAGCAGCTCGAGGCCGCGCGCACCGACAAGACGACGGCGCTCGTCTTCGTCTCGCCCTCCAACCCCACGGGATCGGTGTACACCGCGGAGGAGACGAAGGCGATCGGCGAGTGGGCGGTCGAGCACGGCATCTGGATCATCTCCGACGAGATCTACCAGAACCTCGTCTACGAGGGCGTGCGTGCCGTCTCGATCGTGGAGGCGGTTCCGGATGCCGCGGCTCAGACGATCCTCGTCAACGGCGTCGCCAAGACCTACGCGATGACCGGCTGGCGTCTGGGCTGGATGGTCGGGCCCGCCGACGCCATCAAGCTCGCCGCCAACCTGCAGTCGCACCTGAGCTCGAACGTGAACAACGTCGCGCAGCGCGCGGCGCTGGCGGCCCTGACCGGCCCGCAGACCGAGGCGGAGCAGTTCCGGCTCGCCTTCGACCGGCGGCGCAAGCTCATCGTCTCGGAGCTGTCGAAGATCGAGGGCGTCACCGTGCCGAACCCCCTCGGCGCGTTCTACGCCTACCCGGACGTGACCGGGCTCCTCGGCCGGGAGTGGCGCGGCAAGCGCGTCGAGACCTCGCTCGAGCTCGCCGACCTCATCCTCGACGAGGCCGAGGTCGCCGTGGTGCCGGGCGAGGCGTTCGGCCCGTCGGGATACCTGCGCCTGTCGTACGCACTGGGCGACGATGCCCTCCTCGAGGGCGTTCACCGCATGCAGGACCTGTTCGCGTAA
- a CDS encoding ABC transporter ATP-binding protein has translation MGDTAVRVRNLRKAYGGRTVVDDVSFDIERGETFALLGPNGAGKSTTVEILEGYRRRTGGEVAVLGVDPESAGLEWKSRIGIVLQSTGQGGLFTVREQLRQFAGFYPRARDVDEVIAAVGLDEQAKTRISKLSGGQQRRVDVALGIIGRPELLFLDEPTTGFDPHARREFWELIRRLQAEGTTILLTTHYLDEAAQLADRVAVIADGRLRAIGPVDTIGGEEARVPVVRWIEGGEAREERTREPFDFATRLAARMGGAPAGLEIVRPSLEDVYLGLVAEASVDTPPGPPPGPADAGEPVIEEAAR, from the coding sequence ATGGGCGACACGGCGGTGCGAGTGCGGAACCTGCGAAAGGCCTACGGCGGGCGGACGGTGGTCGACGACGTCTCGTTCGACATCGAGCGCGGCGAGACCTTCGCGCTGCTGGGGCCCAACGGCGCCGGCAAGTCGACCACCGTCGAGATCCTCGAGGGCTACCGTCGTCGCACGGGCGGCGAGGTCGCGGTGCTCGGCGTCGACCCGGAGTCCGCGGGACTGGAGTGGAAGTCGCGCATCGGCATCGTGTTGCAGTCGACGGGCCAGGGAGGCCTCTTCACGGTGCGCGAGCAGCTCCGCCAGTTCGCGGGGTTCTATCCGCGGGCGCGTGACGTCGACGAGGTGATCGCCGCCGTCGGGCTCGACGAGCAGGCGAAGACGCGGATCTCGAAGCTCTCCGGCGGGCAGCAGCGGCGCGTCGACGTGGCGCTCGGCATCATCGGACGCCCCGAGCTGCTCTTCCTCGACGAGCCGACAACGGGCTTCGACCCCCACGCGCGGCGTGAGTTCTGGGAGCTCATCCGCCGCCTGCAGGCCGAGGGGACGACGATCCTCCTGACCACGCACTACCTCGACGAGGCGGCGCAGCTCGCCGATCGGGTGGCGGTGATCGCGGACGGCCGCCTGCGGGCGATCGGACCCGTCGACACGATCGGCGGCGAGGAGGCGCGGGTGCCCGTCGTGCGCTGGATCGAAGGCGGGGAGGCGCGCGAGGAGCGCACGCGCGAGCCGTTCGATTTCGCGACCCGGCTGGCCGCGCGCATGGGTGGTGCTCCCGCAGGCCTCGAGATCGTCCGGCCCAGCCTCGAGGACGTCTATCTCGGGCTCGTCGCCGAGGCATCCGTCGACACGCCTCCGGGTCCGCCTCCCGGACCCGCGGATGCCGGCGAGCCGGTCATCGAGGAGGCCGCGCGATGA
- a CDS encoding ABC transporter permease, producing MSVAVGSERRALRSAVALGWWRTRFELIQYFRSGDTLFFTFLFPIAMLGLFSVVFGSDGDFQPAPGVPAISVAELYLPGMLAAGLLLSGFQNLAMDIAVERSEGTLKRLGGTPLSPVSYFAGKIGQVGVTGTLQAILLLAFAVFVLGAELPTDPSKWAVFAWVFVLGITTSALLGVALSSVPRTAKSATAVVVPIALVLQFISGVYLFFFQLPDWLQNVASLFPLKWMAEGMRYVFLPDSYGVLEQTEDWNLAGVALALSIWLVVGLILSRLTFRWIRRDA from the coding sequence ATGAGCGTCGCGGTCGGTTCGGAGCGCCGGGCTCTGCGCAGTGCCGTGGCTCTCGGATGGTGGCGCACGCGCTTCGAGCTCATCCAGTACTTCCGGTCGGGCGACACGCTCTTCTTCACCTTCCTCTTCCCCATCGCGATGCTCGGGCTGTTCAGCGTCGTGTTCGGGTCTGACGGCGACTTCCAGCCGGCGCCCGGCGTCCCGGCCATCTCGGTCGCCGAGCTCTACCTGCCGGGGATGCTCGCGGCGGGCCTCCTGCTGTCGGGGTTCCAGAACCTCGCGATGGACATCGCCGTCGAGCGCTCGGAGGGAACGCTGAAGCGCCTCGGCGGAACGCCGCTGTCGCCCGTGTCGTACTTCGCCGGGAAGATCGGTCAGGTCGGCGTGACCGGCACGCTCCAGGCGATCCTGCTGCTCGCCTTCGCCGTCTTCGTCCTCGGCGCGGAGCTCCCGACCGACCCGTCGAAGTGGGCGGTGTTCGCGTGGGTCTTCGTGCTCGGCATCACGACGTCGGCGCTGCTGGGAGTCGCGCTGTCGTCGGTGCCCCGGACGGCGAAGAGCGCGACGGCGGTCGTCGTCCCCATCGCCCTCGTCCTGCAGTTCATCTCGGGCGTCTACCTGTTCTTCTTCCAGCTCCCGGACTGGCTCCAGAACGTGGCGAGCCTCTTCCCGCTCAAGTGGATGGCCGAGGGCATGCGCTACGTGTTCCTGCCGGACAGCTACGGCGTCCTGGAGCAGACCGAGGACTGGAACCTCGCGGGCGTCGCGCTCGCCCTGTCGATCTGGCTCGTGGTCGGGCTCATCCTCTCGCGGCTGACCTTCCGGTGGATCCGGCGCGACGCGTAG
- a CDS encoding sensor histidine kinase, translated as MLNRRWWDVTVIGAILAIAVFSFLGFGPTDPTKRLIVLMTLGLFVVGYAVFARPEIGSEAPTWRVPVFVTIAAVSICIGVAAGPFLSMLQVVAYPLAWVITADRRQAILASVVIALAVLAGYLLGGGLSFEAFVSGLTTAGFSVAFAISLGLWITSIAEYGEERGRLLADLTAAQAQVEALSRDRGAASERERLARDIHDTLAQTLAGLVILAERAGRQSRDGATDAAASTIATVEQVAREALAESRALVARTAAVPGELVFAAAVERLAERFRAEAGLAIDVHLRIDDSAPLGRDAQVVLLRCLQEALANVRRHAGATRVTVAVTSLGATTEVEVTDDGRGFDPDAPRSGFGLDGMGERVALAGGSIDVESAPGAGTTLRVHLPHEPAHAEEAR; from the coding sequence ATGCTGAACAGGCGGTGGTGGGACGTCACGGTCATCGGCGCGATCCTCGCCATCGCCGTGTTCTCATTCCTCGGCTTCGGCCCGACCGACCCGACGAAGCGGCTCATCGTCCTCATGACCCTCGGACTCTTCGTCGTGGGATACGCGGTGTTCGCGCGGCCGGAGATCGGGTCCGAGGCGCCCACCTGGCGGGTGCCCGTCTTCGTCACGATCGCGGCGGTGTCGATCTGCATCGGCGTGGCCGCAGGTCCCTTCCTCTCGATGCTCCAGGTCGTCGCCTACCCGCTCGCCTGGGTCATCACGGCCGATCGCAGGCAGGCGATCCTCGCCTCGGTCGTCATCGCGCTGGCTGTCCTCGCCGGGTATCTGCTGGGCGGCGGGCTCTCGTTCGAGGCCTTCGTCTCGGGTCTCACGACGGCGGGCTTCTCGGTCGCGTTCGCCATCTCGCTCGGGCTCTGGATCACGAGCATCGCCGAGTACGGCGAGGAGCGCGGGCGGCTGCTCGCCGATCTCACGGCGGCACAGGCGCAGGTCGAGGCCCTCAGCCGGGATCGAGGTGCCGCGAGCGAGCGGGAGCGGCTGGCCCGCGACATCCACGACACCCTCGCCCAGACCCTCGCGGGACTCGTGATCCTCGCGGAGCGCGCGGGCAGGCAGTCGCGGGACGGAGCGACGGATGCCGCGGCCTCGACGATCGCGACGGTGGAGCAGGTGGCACGTGAAGCGCTGGCCGAGTCGCGCGCGCTGGTCGCGCGCACGGCGGCGGTCCCCGGCGAGCTGGTCTTCGCGGCGGCGGTGGAGCGGCTCGCCGAGCGCTTCCGCGCCGAGGCGGGCCTGGCGATCGACGTGCATCTGCGCATCGACGACTCCGCGCCCCTCGGCCGGGACGCCCAGGTCGTGCTGCTGCGCTGTCTCCAGGAGGCGCTCGCGAACGTCCGCCGGCATGCCGGGGCGACGCGGGTGACGGTCGCGGTCACCTCGCTCGGCGCGACGACCGAGGTCGAGGTGACCGATGACGGGCGCGGATTCGATCCCGACGCACCCCGGTCGGGATTCGGGCTCGACGGCATGGGGGAGCGGGTCGCGCTCGCGGGCGGCTCGATCGACGTCGAGTCCGCGCCCGGTGCCGGCACGACGCTGCGGGTCCATCTTCCCCACGAGCCCGCTCACGCGGAGGAGGCCCGGTGA
- a CDS encoding response regulator transcription factor — protein MIRLVIADDHPVVRAGLAGMLSDEPGFEVVGEASDGDEAVRIAGATQPDVVLMDLRMPGSDGVAATSRIVAGEAGTPPPRVLILTTYESDDQILAAIEAGADGYLLKAAPQVEIVAGIRSVAAGQPALSPHVAVRLVERMRRPETETVLTPRETEVLRLVATGHSNKQIASRLGIGEATVKTHLLKAFDKLGVADRTHAVTVAMERGMLS, from the coding sequence GTGATCCGGCTCGTGATCGCCGACGACCACCCCGTCGTCCGGGCCGGGCTCGCCGGCATGCTCTCGGATGAGCCGGGCTTCGAGGTCGTGGGCGAGGCATCCGACGGCGACGAGGCCGTGCGGATCGCGGGGGCGACCCAGCCCGACGTCGTGCTGATGGACCTGCGGATGCCGGGAAGCGACGGTGTCGCCGCGACGAGCCGCATCGTCGCGGGCGAGGCGGGGACGCCGCCCCCGCGCGTGCTCATCCTCACCACCTACGAGTCGGACGACCAGATCCTGGCCGCCATCGAGGCGGGCGCCGACGGCTACCTGCTCAAGGCCGCGCCGCAGGTCGAGATCGTCGCGGGCATCCGCTCGGTCGCGGCCGGCCAGCCGGCGCTGTCTCCGCATGTCGCGGTACGACTCGTGGAGCGGATGCGCCGACCGGAGACCGAGACGGTGCTGACGCCGCGCGAGACCGAGGTCCTGCGCCTCGTGGCGACCGGCCACAGCAACAAGCAGATCGCATCGCGGCTGGGCATCGGCGAGGCGACCGTCAAGACGCATCTGCTCAAGGCGTTCGACAAGCTCGGCGTCGCCGATCGCACGCATGCGGTCACCGTCGCGATGGAGCGCGGAATGCTGTCCTGA
- a CDS encoding YciI family protein — protein sequence MKFLMLVVVDPSLEEGEEAPITIEQWVDETYGAGKATEGDRLRPPSDAKTVRRRGGKLIVTDGPFAETHEWIAGFDVLEAESLDEALEIAGRHPMAAGGIIELRPAWPLDL from the coding sequence ATGAAGTTCCTGATGCTCGTAGTCGTCGACCCCAGCCTCGAAGAGGGCGAGGAGGCGCCCATCACGATCGAGCAGTGGGTCGATGAGACCTACGGCGCCGGCAAGGCCACCGAGGGCGACCGGCTGCGTCCGCCGTCCGACGCCAAGACGGTCCGCCGCCGCGGCGGCAAGCTCATCGTGACCGACGGCCCCTTCGCCGAGACGCACGAGTGGATCGCGGGATTCGATGTGCTCGAGGCGGAGTCGCTCGACGAGGCCCTCGAGATCGCCGGGCGCCACCCGATGGCCGCGGGAGGCATCATCGAGCTGCGGCCGGCCTGGCCCCTCGACCTCTGA
- the aceB gene encoding malate synthase A, with translation MTLIDTSPPNTTTTPPAATAAKSAIEILGRIGPRYGEVLTPEALAFLTELHVRFAARRHDRLADRLRRRFEIGNGHDPQFRDDTRHIREDAEWRVAGAGPGLEDRRVEITGPTDPKMTINALNSGAKVWLADQEDATSPTWKNVIEGQLSLRDAIRGELSFTSPEGKRYEVTASETPTIVMRPRGWHLPEQHIAFTDRAGRTLAASGSLVDFGLYFFHNAQRLIADGRGPYFYIAKLESSEEAKLWDDVFTFSERFLGIPHGTIRATVLIETLPAAFEMEEILFELRDHCAGLNAGRWDYIFSIIKNYRGRGARFVLPDRSEVTMTVPFMRAYTELLVKTCHKRGAFAIGGMSAFIPNRRDPEVTERAFEKVAADKKREAGDGFDGTWVAHPDLIPVARAEFDAVLGERPNQLDRQRPEVHVKAADLIDVHIGRPITAAGVHGNVSVAIRYLEAWLRGQGAVAIDNLMEDAATAEISRSQVWQWIHQDRTTDDGTPITREYVEGLIADVLAQAERRPSTGTGTGDRFDDAAEVFREVALGADFPAFLTLPAYAKFLVDAG, from the coding sequence ATGACACTCATCGACACCTCTCCCCCGAACACCACGACCACGCCGCCCGCGGCGACCGCGGCGAAGTCGGCCATCGAGATCCTGGGCCGGATCGGACCGCGGTACGGCGAGGTCCTCACGCCCGAGGCTCTCGCGTTCCTCACCGAGCTGCACGTCCGCTTCGCGGCCCGCCGCCATGACCGGCTCGCGGACCGCCTGCGTCGCCGCTTCGAGATCGGCAACGGGCACGATCCGCAGTTCCGCGATGACACCCGGCACATCCGCGAGGATGCCGAGTGGCGGGTCGCCGGAGCGGGACCGGGCCTCGAAGACCGACGCGTCGAGATCACCGGCCCCACGGATCCGAAGATGACGATCAACGCCCTCAACTCCGGGGCGAAGGTGTGGCTCGCCGACCAGGAGGATGCCACCAGCCCCACGTGGAAGAACGTCATCGAAGGGCAGCTGAGCCTGCGCGACGCGATCCGCGGCGAGCTGTCGTTCACGAGCCCCGAGGGGAAGCGGTACGAGGTCACGGCGAGCGAGACCCCCACGATCGTCATGCGCCCCCGCGGCTGGCACCTGCCCGAGCAGCACATCGCGTTCACGGACCGCGCGGGCCGCACGCTCGCCGCGTCGGGCTCGCTGGTGGACTTCGGGCTGTACTTCTTCCACAACGCCCAGCGGCTGATCGCCGACGGCCGGGGCCCCTACTTCTATATCGCGAAGCTCGAGTCCAGCGAGGAGGCGAAGCTGTGGGACGACGTCTTCACCTTCAGCGAGCGCTTCCTCGGCATCCCGCACGGCACGATCCGCGCGACGGTGCTCATCGAGACGCTGCCCGCGGCGTTCGAGATGGAGGAGATCCTGTTCGAACTGCGCGATCACTGCGCGGGCCTCAACGCCGGCCGCTGGGACTACATCTTCTCCATCATCAAGAACTACCGCGGCCGCGGGGCGCGGTTCGTCCTCCCCGACCGCAGTGAAGTGACGATGACCGTGCCGTTCATGCGGGCGTACACCGAGCTGCTCGTCAAGACCTGCCACAAGCGCGGCGCGTTCGCGATCGGCGGGATGAGCGCCTTCATCCCCAACCGCCGCGATCCCGAAGTGACCGAGCGCGCGTTCGAGAAGGTCGCCGCCGACAAGAAGCGCGAGGCCGGTGACGGCTTCGACGGCACGTGGGTCGCCCACCCCGACCTGATCCCCGTGGCCCGCGCCGAGTTCGATGCGGTGCTGGGCGAGCGGCCGAATCAGCTCGATCGCCAGCGGCCCGAGGTCCACGTGAAGGCGGCCGACCTCATCGACGTCCACATCGGCCGCCCCATCACCGCGGCCGGCGTGCACGGGAACGTCTCGGTGGCGATCCGCTACCTCGAGGCGTGGCTGCGGGGTCAGGGCGCCGTGGCGATCGACAACCTCATGGAGGATGCCGCGACCGCCGAGATCAGCCGTTCGCAGGTGTGGCAGTGGATCCACCAGGACCGCACCACCGACGACGGCACCCCCATCACCCGCGAGTACGTCGAGGGACTCATCGCCGACGTGCTCGCGCAAGCGGAGCGCCGCCCCTCGACAGGCACGGGGACCGGCGACCGGTTCGACGACGCGGCGGAGGTCTTCCGCGAGGTCGCGCTCGGCGCGGACTTCCCTGCCTTCCTGACGCTGCCGGCCTACGCGAAGTTCCTCGTCGACGCCGGCTGA
- the aceA gene encoding isocitrate lyase: MTIHATPGRPPLRAGDQTQTAADLQEVWDTDPRWDGIERTYTADDVIRLRGSVREESTLAQRGAENLWNLLHTEEYIRALGAYTGGQAVQQVRAGLKAIYLSGWQVAADGNLAGQTYPDQSLYPANSVPSVVRRINNALLRQDQIEHAEASVGTGEMTQDWLAPIVADAEAGFGGPLNAYELAHSLIQAGAAGIHWEDQLASEKKCGHLGGKVLVPTQQHIRTLNAARLAADVAGVPTVIIARTDALAADLLTSDVDERDQAFTTGERTTEGFYRVRPGLEAVISRGLAFAPYADLLWVETGEPDIELARDFAHAIHEPFPGKLLAYNCSPSFNWKSHLNDEQIASFQKELAELGYKFQFITLAGFHALNHSMFDLAKGYAERAMSAYVELQEAEFAAEAQGYTATKHQREAGTGYFDFVSTALNPDSATLALAGSTETAQFH, translated from the coding sequence ATGACGATCCACGCCACTCCCGGCCGACCGCCCCTCCGCGCCGGCGACCAGACGCAGACCGCCGCCGACCTGCAGGAGGTGTGGGACACCGACCCCCGCTGGGACGGCATCGAGCGCACCTACACCGCCGACGATGTCATCCGCCTGCGCGGCTCCGTCCGTGAGGAGAGCACGCTCGCGCAGCGCGGCGCCGAGAACCTGTGGAACCTCCTCCACACCGAGGAGTACATCCGGGCGCTCGGCGCCTACACCGGCGGCCAAGCCGTCCAGCAGGTGCGCGCCGGGCTCAAGGCCATCTACCTGAGCGGCTGGCAGGTCGCCGCCGACGGCAACCTCGCCGGTCAGACCTACCCCGACCAGAGCCTGTACCCGGCCAACTCCGTGCCGTCGGTCGTGCGGCGCATCAACAACGCGCTCCTGCGCCAGGACCAGATCGAGCACGCCGAGGCATCCGTCGGCACCGGCGAGATGACGCAGGACTGGCTCGCGCCGATCGTGGCGGATGCCGAGGCCGGCTTCGGCGGACCCCTCAACGCCTACGAGCTCGCCCACTCCCTCATCCAGGCGGGCGCGGCCGGCATCCACTGGGAGGACCAGCTCGCGAGCGAGAAGAAGTGCGGTCACCTCGGCGGCAAGGTGCTCGTGCCGACGCAGCAGCACATCCGCACGCTCAACGCCGCGCGACTGGCCGCCGATGTCGCCGGCGTGCCGACGGTCATCATCGCCCGCACCGACGCCCTGGCAGCCGATCTGCTGACGAGCGACGTCGACGAGCGGGACCAGGCCTTCACGACCGGCGAGCGCACGACCGAGGGCTTCTACCGCGTGCGGCCCGGACTCGAAGCGGTCATCAGCCGCGGCCTGGCGTTCGCGCCCTACGCCGACCTGCTCTGGGTCGAGACCGGCGAGCCCGACATCGAGCTCGCCCGGGACTTCGCGCACGCGATCCACGAGCCGTTCCCCGGCAAGCTGCTCGCCTACAACTGCTCGCCCAGCTTCAACTGGAAGAGCCACCTGAACGACGAGCAGATCGCGAGCTTCCAGAAGGAGCTCGCCGAGCTGGGCTACAAGTTCCAGTTCATCACCCTCGCCGGCTTCCACGCCCTCAACCACTCGATGTTCGACCTCGCCAAGGGCTACGCCGAGCGCGCCATGAGCGCCTACGTCGAGCTGCAGGAAGCCGAGTTCGCCGCCGAAGCGCAGGGCTACACCGCGACGAAGCACCAGCGCGAGGCCGGAACCGGCTACTTCGACTTCGTGTCGACGGCGCTCAACCCCGACAGCGCCACCCTGGCCCTGGCCGGCTCCACCGAGACCGCCCAGTTCCACTGA
- a CDS encoding helix-turn-helix transcriptional regulator gives MTPPSSHSPDVDVADDEEVDSLTIGRRIRQLRTERGLTLEELANAVDRAPSQLSMIENGRREPKLTLLRAIARVLGVSLEALLESEPLDERATLEIALERAMKGATFQALGIPSFRIGKTVPDEALRAMLALQGEIERLRDERAATPEEARRANVALRRLMRTQSNYFPDLEQRAREILDAVDHPGGPLTQRTASDIAAHLGFTLHYVPDLPQTTRSVADIKNGRLYLSSRLTAKGDPRTAVLQALSSRILGHTEPTSYAEFLRQRVETNYLSGALLIPEAHAVPFLQDAKKDRAISIEDLRDAYSVSYETAAHRFTNLATQHLGIPVHFLKVHESGVITKAYENDDVNFPTDRLGSIEGQMCCRRWTSRVVFDVDDHFNPYYQYTDTGNGTYWCTARVEFSSEGAHSVSVGVRFDDTKWFLGRDTPNRGVSKHSVEVCCRRAPADLEAAWRDSSWPNVRTPRTLLATLPTGAFPGVDTTDVYEFLEAHAPR, from the coding sequence ATGACACCTCCTTCGAGCCACAGTCCCGACGTGGATGTCGCCGACGATGAAGAGGTGGACTCTCTCACCATCGGCCGCCGCATCCGTCAGCTGCGCACCGAGCGCGGCCTCACCCTCGAGGAGCTGGCGAACGCGGTCGATCGCGCGCCGAGTCAGCTGTCGATGATCGAGAACGGGCGACGCGAGCCGAAGCTCACGCTGCTGCGTGCGATCGCCCGCGTGCTCGGCGTCTCACTCGAGGCGCTGCTGGAGTCCGAGCCGCTCGACGAGCGAGCGACCCTCGAGATCGCCCTCGAGCGGGCCATGAAGGGCGCGACGTTCCAGGCCCTCGGCATCCCGTCCTTCCGCATCGGCAAGACCGTCCCCGATGAGGCGCTCCGCGCGATGCTCGCCCTGCAGGGCGAGATCGAGCGCCTCCGCGACGAGCGCGCCGCAACCCCCGAGGAGGCGCGGCGGGCCAACGTCGCCCTCCGTCGGCTCATGCGGACGCAGAGCAACTACTTCCCCGACCTCGAGCAGCGTGCGCGCGAGATCCTCGACGCCGTCGACCACCCCGGCGGTCCGCTCACCCAGCGCACGGCCTCCGACATCGCGGCCCATCTCGGGTTCACGCTCCACTACGTTCCCGACCTGCCGCAGACCACGCGCAGCGTCGCCGACATCAAGAACGGTCGCCTCTACCTGTCGAGCAGGCTGACCGCCAAGGGCGATCCGCGTACCGCCGTGCTTCAGGCGCTGTCGAGCCGCATCCTCGGGCACACCGAGCCCACGAGCTACGCCGAGTTCCTCCGGCAGCGCGTCGAGACGAACTACCTGAGCGGGGCCCTGCTCATCCCCGAGGCTCACGCCGTGCCGTTCCTGCAGGACGCCAAGAAGGACAGGGCGATCTCGATCGAGGACCTCCGCGACGCCTACTCGGTCTCGTACGAGACGGCGGCGCACCGCTTCACCAATCTCGCGACGCAGCACCTCGGCATCCCGGTCCACTTCCTCAAGGTCCACGAGTCGGGGGTCATCACGAAGGCGTACGAGAACGACGACGTCAACTTCCCGACCGACCGGCTCGGGTCGATCGAGGGGCAGATGTGCTGCCGCCGGTGGACGTCCCGCGTCGTCTTCGACGTCGACGACCACTTCAACCCCTACTACCAGTACACCGACACGGGGAACGGCACCTACTGGTGCACGGCGCGCGTCGAGTTCTCGAGCGAGGGCGCGCACTCGGTGTCGGTCGGCGTGCGGTTCGACGACACGAAGTGGTTCCTCGGCCGCGACACCCCGAACCGGGGCGTCTCGAAGCACTCCGTCGAGGTGTGCTGCCGCCGTGCGCCCGCCGACCTCGAAGCGGCGTGGCGGGACAGCTCATGGCCGAACGTGCGGACGCCCCGGACGCTCCTCGCGACGCTTCCGACGGGCGCGTTCCCCGGGGTGGACACGACCGACGTGTACGAGTTCCTCGAGGCGCACGCGCCGCGCTGA